The following coding sequences lie in one Mercenaria mercenaria strain notata chromosome 5, MADL_Memer_1, whole genome shotgun sequence genomic window:
- the LOC128557496 gene encoding uncharacterized protein LOC128557496 — translation MGKKRSIAEAYILGISFGWLGAHHFYLGRKGLGKLYACTLGLFGIGYIFDLLRMPQLVKHANERASEVVFSDIYLIWALGGIFGAHHFYLGNKKVGIFYACTLGVFTMGWIVDLFRMKHLVEDRNNPSEETSLGTAYIFALPPLGIFGAYHYYLGNVKLGLVYTFTFGIFGIGWIVDLFRMPRLVRKAGLNKKYTGTSYIIAMLPFEL, via the exons ATGGGTAAAAAAAGGTCTATAGCAGAGGCCTACATTTTAGGGATTTCTTTCGGATGGTTAGGTGCTCATCATTTCTACTTGGGACGAAAAGGACTTGGTAAATTGTATGCCTGTACACTGGGTCTTTTTGGAATTGGATATATATTTGATTTGTTACGTATGCCTCAGTTGGTGAAACATGCAAACGAACGAGCGTCAGAAGTGGTGTTTTCAGACATATACCTAATATGGGCGCTCGGAGGAATATTCG GTGCGCATCATTTCTACCTTGGCAACAAGAAAGTTGGCATCTTCTACGCATGTACACTAGGAGTGTTCACCATGGGCTGGATAGTAGATCTGTTCCGAATGAAGCATCTTGTAGAAGACCGTAACAATCCATCCGAGGAAACGTCTCTCGGAACCGCCTATATTTTTGCTTTACCTCCCTTGGGTATTTTTGGAGCATATCATTATTACTTAGGCAATGTAAAATTAGGTTTGGTATACACTTTCACGTTCGGAATCTTTGGAATCGGATGGATAGTTGACTTGTTCCGCATGCCAAGACTAGTACGGAAAGCCGGATTGAATAAGAAATATACTGGGACTTCGTACATAATAGCTATGCTTCCCTTCGAACTTTAA